The window GGCTAATCGACTGAACTGCTGGCTTTTTTATTAGTAATTAGTTCACAAAAATTTCTTTGAAAAGTCTCGTGAATGTTTACTATTCAGAAAGAGTAGCACCAACAAACGGCTAATGTGAAAACCCTGGAAAAAGCGTCATGTTTGTGCTTTTTGTCTTCTCTCTATTCGCGCAAATGCTCTAAAACTTATTAGTGTAGCTACATATGCAAATACACTTCCGGTGAATAACGGGATAATTCCGGGGAATAGTGTAGCAATAAAAAAGATACCTCCAGCTGCAGCCCCTAAAGTTATGACTTCAATGGGGGAAGTAATTGCTATTAAGAAAGACTGTTTGATGTATTGGAAGAACTTTAAATTGAAATGAGCATAGACCGGAAAGAAAAATAATAATGTGAGGATTCCTGAAATAAGTATGAAAATTAATACAGGGAATAAAAACTGCAATTCACCACTATTTAACTGTAAGAAATAAAAGTCGAAATAAAAGAAATAGCTACTGGCTAAAAAAATGAAACCTAATCCATTTGTTCTTAAAAATTCACTACGGAAGGAAGTCCAAAATGCAGGAAAAATATCGAATTTCTCTTCGTCTTTAATTAATTTACGAGTAACGGCAAACATGGCTGCTGTAGCTGGGAAGATGCCGAAAATGACTAGTCCAACTAATGTGAAAAGTATCCACAGTATATTAATATATGCTAATTCAATCATTCTGTAAGAAATTCTATTAAACTTTTCCCAACCGCTCAAATTTATCACCTCGTAAAGTTTACTATATATTAGAAACAATCTAAAAGGCAATAGATATTATATAAAAATCGTGAATGATCCGTAAAATTTAATCATTGCCTTTCGATATTTAAAGACCCTTTAGGGACTTGTCTGTTGTTGAGAATTAATGTAAGCTGATAAAAATAGACGGACAATTCAATTACCTCTTTCTATTCTATCAATTTGTATTGTAAATTAAGAGTCAACTACCAAGTATCATAACGCTAATCACAGCAGAGAGCATATGGAAAAATGGTAAACATGACATGGCTTTCACCCGATCGGTCAGTTAGCCGATATAAATAAATTCTCAAAAGATAATGCCTGTTGAATAGTAAAGGGGGTGTAAATCATTTAGCAGTAGTTTAATAGGATGATTGCAATTGAATCAATAAAAATTGAGAGGGGTCATTTAGATGAGAAGATTTGGATTCTTTCTATTACTAATTTTACTTGGAGCATTAATCGTCGGGTGTAATGCAAGTGAAACAGAAACAGAAACAGAAACTGGAGCTGGAACAAAAGAAGGAGAAGCTAGTGGCGAAAACTCAGGAGAAGAAACAGGACTTTCTGGAGAAATAACAGTTTGGGCACATCCGTTCACGGGCGATCAAGAAACTGAAGGGGCAATGTGGGATGAGATTATCGCTTCTTATGAAGAGCAAACAGGTGTAAAAGTAAACTTCGAACAAATTCCATGGGCAAATCGTGATCAAAAAGTACTTACAGCCCTAGCAGCAAACAATGGTCCCGATGTGTTCTACGTAATACCAGACCAGATGCCCCAATATGCGGATGAAGGTATGTTACTAGAACTAGATCCCTATTTAGAAGGTTTTGATATTGATGATTTTGTAGATACAGCGTTAGTTTCAACAACTTGGAAAGATAAATTATACGGACTTCCGATTTTACAAGAAGCGTACACATATTTATATAATGTCGATGTAATCAAAGCGATTGGCGAA of the Sporosarcina sp. FSL K6-1508 genome contains:
- a CDS encoding YesL family protein codes for the protein MSGWEKFNRISYRMIELAYINILWILFTLVGLVIFGIFPATAAMFAVTRKLIKDEEKFDIFPAFWTSFRSEFLRTNGLGFIFLASSYFFYFDFYFLQLNSGELQFLFPVLIFILISGILTLLFFFPVYAHFNLKFFQYIKQSFLIAITSPIEVITLGAAAGGIFFIATLFPGIIPLFTGSVFAYVATLISFRAFARIERRQKAQT